From the Quercus lobata isolate SW786 chromosome 6, ValleyOak3.0 Primary Assembly, whole genome shotgun sequence genome, one window contains:
- the LOC115994090 gene encoding uncharacterized protein LOC115994090, with product MSCDAIIHCWTFGGLVGAFLDLGIAFFLLFASTIAYLASKFLGLFGLCLPGDPIRQRALVEWPPEKTASVLLLVKHKFPFNSIWADTDSDPEHPKRNHKKRHVGEASSTGGRSLVEGNNNEAASVFGTSPAGEQGRFHFKGGVQRKRLVLRHRHKGKAVDCGKSSPFSLDATQTPSSVGKIGIQITEEGTSVPVNSGEFMSNSDETNTIRVLEQALEEERTAHAALYLELEKERSASATAADETMAMILRLQEEKALIGMEAKQYQRLIEEKSAYDAEEMNILKEILLRREREKHFLEKDVEACRQMIFGNDQLDADVEATKTQGISSLLYSSEDPMLMLRQISSSMHEKEMVKNTTSSRDEESFDLQNRTIAFGKELPYPELDEDADISKGDICSHRHPSTDKHPDFVSCDGFQEKGMVSMDENSLTQQRELQTQEACSQSNQSSTQGFNLHVESNNPAGEGWEQSDNIILSQRLATTTIESRNEDKVTSHNVDYAEMPEKETKRETKVSHNSVSDTELHIHDVHVIDDESSMSNEVRVNKTEQLLRNASSNLHRIDDSLTLSRLETGLGFNRSRSDLTSGLPPKVPLRGKTLVSNLRRNSMSAIDLRRNSMSSIDYERLKIDNEVEMLHERLRIVQEGREKLKFSLGNKGRENFQLQLLEDIASQLREIRQLTEPGKAIRQASLPPPSSKIMSQKRHWRSASLGLRGST from the exons ATGAGTTGCGATGCAATAATACATTGTTGGACGTTCGGTGGACTAGTGGGTGCATTTCTTGATCTGGGTATAGCCTTTTTCTTGCTATTTGCATCAACAATTGCTTATTTGGCCTccaaatttctgggtttgttcgGATTGTGTCTGCCTGGGGACCCCATTAGACAAAGAGCATTAGTGGAGTGGCCACCTGAGAAAACCGCTTCGGTTCTGTTGTTGGTGAAGCACAAATTTCCTTTCAATTCAATATGGGCTGATACTGATTCTGATCCTGAACACCCCAAGAGGAATCACAAGAAGAGGCATGTCGGTGAAGCATCATCTACTGGGGGAAGAAGTCTGGTGGAAGGGAATAATAATGAAGCTGCTTCTGTGTTTGGTACCTCTCCAGCTGGGGAACAAGGGAGGTTTCATTTTAAGGGAGGTGTTCAGAGGAAGAGACTTGTTCTTCGCCACCGGCACAAAGGAAAGGCTGTTGACTGTGGCAAGTCTTCGCCTTTTTCTTTGGATGCAACTCAGACTCCTTCTAGTGTTGGTAAAATAGGGATTCAGATTACTGAAGAAGGCACCTCTGTTCCTGTTAATTCTGGAG AGTTCATGAGCAATAGTGATGAGACAAATACAATCCGAGTCTTGGAACAAGCACTTGAAGAAGAGCGCACTGCTCATGCTGCTCTGTACCTTGAacttgagaaagagagaagtgCTTCTGCTACTGCAGCAGATGAAACCATGGCTATGATATTGCGTCTACAAGAAGAGAAGGCATTGATTGGAATGGAAGCTAAGCAATACCAGAGGCTGATAGAAGAAAAATCTGCTTATGATGCTGAGGAAATGAACATTCTCAAAGAGATCTTACTGAggagagaaagggaaaaacactTTTTAGAGAAGGATGTTGAAGCTTGCAGGCAAATGATATTTGGAAATGATCAATTGGATGCTGACGTGGAGGCCACAAAAACACAAGGAATATCATCTTTGTTGTATTCAAGTGAAGACCCGATGCTAATGCTGCGGCAGATTAGCTCATCCATGCATGAGAAGGAAATGGTGAAAAACACAACTAGTTCTAGAGATGAGGAGTCTTTTGATTTGCAAAATCGTACTATTGCTTTTGGTAAAGAATTGCCATATCCAGAATTGGATGAAGATGCTGACATTTCAAAAGGAGACATTTGTAGTCATAGGCATCCAAGTACTGACAAGCATCCAGATTTTGTAAGTTGTGATGGGTTTCAAGAGAAGGGTATGGTCTCCATGGATGAGAATTCTCTTACTCAACAAAGAGAATTGCAAACACAAGAGGCTTGCTCACAATCAAATCAGTCAAGTACTCAGGGATTTAATTTGCATGTGGAAAGCAATAATCCAGCTGGGGAAGGATGGGAGCAAAGTGATAATATAATTCTCTCCCAAAGACTGGCAACAACGACAATCGAATCACGTAATGAAGATAAGGTTACTTCACATAATGTTGATTATGCAGAAATGCctgaaaaagaaacaaaacggGAAACCAAAGTTTcacataactcagtttctgatACAGAGCTTCATATTCATGATGTTCATGTCATTGATGATGAGTCTAGTATGTCTAATGAAGTCAGAGTAAATAAGACTGAACAGCTTTTAAGGAATGCCTCCTCGAACCTTCACAGAATAGATGATAGTCTAACCCTAAGTAGGTTGGAGACTGGGCTAGGCTTCAACAGAAGCAGGTCAGACTTAACTAGTGGACTGCCTCCAAAAGTTCCTTTGCGCGGCAAAACTTTGGTTTCTAATTTACGGAGGAATTCTATGTCTGCAATTGATTTACGCAGAAATTCAATGTCTTCAATTGATTATGAAAGGTTAAAAATTGATAACGAAGTTGAGATGCTTCATGAAAGACTAAGGATTGTgcaagaaggaagagagaagcTAAAGTTCAGTTTGGGGAACAAGGGAAGGGAAAATTTTCAGTTGCAACTTCTGGAGGATATAGCAAGCCAGCTTCGAGAGATTCGGCAGTTAACAGAGCCTGGAAAAGCCATTCGTCAGGCTTCTTTGCCCCCTCCATCCTCTAAg